The stretch of DNA TCCATCAGGCCGTTGACCGAGTCGCGCACCATCGTGCCGCCCGACCACAGGATGTTGACCGCCACCACCGCGGCGATGATCGGATCGAGGATCGCCCAGCCGGTCGCCGTGGCGGCGCCTAAGCCGATCAGCACGCCGCCGGAGGTGAACACGTCGGCCAGCACGTGCTTGCCGTCGGCCACCAGGGCGGGCGAGCGCCAGTCGCGCCCGCGCCGGACCAGCATCATGCCCCAGACCAGGTTGATGATCGTGGCGACGCCGTTGACCGCGACGCCGACCAGGGGCGCATCGAGGGTCTTGGGCGCCAGGATCGCGTCGTAGGCATCGCGCAGGATCACCACCGCGGCGACGATGATGAGCGCACCCTCGATCACCGCCGAGAAATACTCGGCCTTGTGGTGGCCGTAGGGGTGGTTCTGGTCGGCGGGCTGGGCGGCGACGCGCAGGGCCACGAAGGCCGTCATCGCCGCCACCACGTTGATGATGCTCTCGAGCGCATCCGAATAGAGCGCGAGGCTGCCGGTGATCCACCAGGCGAAGAACTTGAGGGCGAGCACCAGGAGCCCGACCCCGGCGCTGGCGAGGGCGGCGGCTTGCGCACGTTCCATGACGATGTTCCGAGAGGCGAGGGCGATGCCGCGAGGCGTGACGACACCCGCTGCGGCGCGGCGCCGCTCCCATAGGGCGGCACCCCCGGGAAGGCCACGGCACAGGTCATAGCTCAGGCTATGACCCTGGGGCATCAGGCGGTGGCCGGCCGTTCCGCTACCGAGCGGGCCTGCTCGCGCAGGCGGCTCACCTGGGCCCGCGCCCGGGCGGTCGCCGCCTTGCGGGCGTAGTGCTGGCGCATGAAGCCGAAGCGGGCGGAGGCCGCGAGGCTGTCCAGCCGCGCGGCTTCCGCCTCCCACCAGACGACGAGCTCGGCATCGAGGGTCGGATGGCTGGCCATGACGGGAACTCCTGACGACGATGCGGTTCCAGATGGGGCGCCGGAAGCCGCCGCGCCATGCCCTCCGGCAGGACGCGCCCCTGCAGCGAACTCGCCTCTGCCCCATTGATCCGGCGGCGGAATCCTGGCTGAAGGGCCGGATGCGCGTGGACCTGTTCGATTTCGACCTGCCGGAGGCCAGCATCGCCCTCCGGCCCGCGGTGCCGCGGGACGGCGCCCGGCTGATGCTGATGCATCCCGGCTCGACGCCGGAGGACCGCATCGTGCGCGATCTCCCCGGTCTGCTGCGGCCCGGCGACGTGCTGGTGTTCAACGACACCCGGGTGATCCCGGCCCGCCTGCATGGCCTGCGCCACCGGGACGGGAGCACGGTGCGCCTCGAGGCGATGCTCCACTTGCGGGAGGCGCCGGATCGCTGGTGCGCCTTCGCGCGGCCGGCCAAGCGCCTGAAGGTCGGCGACCGGGTCAGCTTCGGCGGGGCCGGGGAGGGCGAGACCTGCGCCATGACCCGCCTCGACGCCACGATCGTCGCGCGCGGGGAGGGGGGCGAGACCACCTTCGCCTTCGATCTCTCGGGGCCTGCCCTCGACGAGGCGGTGGCCGCCCTCGGGGAATTGCCGCTGCCCCCCTACATCGCCGCCAAGCGCCCGACCGACGCGCAGGACGCCGCCGACTACCAGACCGTCTATGCCCGCGAGCCGGGCGCCGTCGCGGCGCCGACCGCCGGCCTGCACTTCACGCCCGAACTTCTGGCGGCCTGCGACGCGGCCGGCCTAGCGCAAGTGCGGGTGACGCTGCATGTCGGCGCCGGCACCTTCCTGCCGGTCAAGGCCGACGACACCGACGCGCACCGGATGCATGCCGAGATCGGCGAGATCACGCCCGAGGCGGCCGAGGCCCTCAACCGGGCACGCGCATCGGGCGGGCGCATCGTGGCGGTGGGCACCACGGCGCTCCGGCTCCTGGAGAGCGCCGCCGAGCCGGACGGCACGATCCGGCCCTGGACCGGCGCCACCGACATCTTCATCACACCCGGCTACCGCTTCCGCGCGGTGGATGGGCTGATGACCAACTTCCACCTGCCGCGCTCGACCCTGTTCATGCTCGTCTCGGCCTTTGCCGGGCTCGAGCCGATGCGGGCGGCCTATGCGGCCGCGATCGCGCGCGGCTACCGGTTCTATTCCTACGGCGATAGCAGCCTGCTCTTCCGGGCGGAGACGCGATGACCGACCATTTCACCTTCACCGTCGCGGCGACCGACGGCCCGGCCCGCACCGGCGAGATCCGGATGCCGCGGGGCGTCATCCGCACCCCGGCCTTCATGCCGGTCGGCACCGCCGGCACCGTCAAGGCGATGTATCCCGAGCAGGTGAAGGCGCTCGGCGCCGACGTGGTGCTCGGCAACACCTACCACCTGATGCTGCGCCCCGGCGCCGAGCGGGTGGCACGCCTCGGCGGCCTCCACGCGATGATGCAGTGGCCCTACCCGATCCTGACCGATTCCGGCGGCTTCCAGGTCATGTCGCTGTCGGGGTTGCGCAAGCTCGACGAGACCGGGGTGCGGTTCCAGTCGCATCTCGACGGCTCGACGCATCTCCTGAGCCCCGAGCGCTCGATCGAGATCCAGGGCCTGCTCGGCTCCGACATCCAGATGCAGCTCGACGAATGCGTGCGCCTGCCGGCACCGGAATCGGCGATCGAGAGCGCGATGCGCCTCTCGCTCCGCTGGGCCGAGCGCTGCCGCATCGCCTTCGGCGACCAGCCCGGCAAGGCGATGTTCGGCATCGTCCAGGGCGGCGACATTCCGCGCTTGCGGGTCGAGAGCGCGAAGGCCCTGGTCGATCTCGACCTCAAGGGCTACGCCGTCGGCGGGCTGGCGGTCGGCGAGCCGCAGGCGACGATGCTCGCGATGATCGAGACCGTCGAGCCGCACCTGCCGACCCACAAGCCGCGCTACCTGATGGGCGTCGGCACGCCGGACGACATCGTCCAGGCGGTGAGCCGCGGCATCGACATGTTCGATTGCGTGATGCCGACCCGGGCCGGCCGCCACGGCATGGTCTATACCCGCCACGGCCGCCTCAACCTGCGCAACGCGCGCTTTGCCGAGGACAACACCCCCCTCGATCCCGAATCGACCTGCCCGGCGGCCAACCTTTACAGCAAGGCCTACCTGCACCATCTCGTCCGCGCGGGCGAGATTCTGGGCATGATGCTGCTGACCTGGAACAACCTGTCCTACTACCAGGACCTGATGGCCGGCCTGCGCAAGGCGATCGCCGAAGGGCGGCTCCACGACTTCATCGGCGAGACCCGCGAGGGCTGGCAGAAGGCGGAGCGCGACCGGGCGGCGTAGGGCGCTCCCCGGGCGGGTCCGCTCCACCGGCTGGATCACCGGCGAGGACCTCTCCCCTCCGGGCGCCGAGCTTTCCGCATGGAAGATCCCGGGCAGGCCCGGGATCTCGGGGAGGCGAGAGGACCCGCGCCTTGGGCCCTACTCCGCCGCCTGCAGCCACTCCACCTGCTGCGGCACCTCGTCCACCACCTCGTCGGTATGGACCTCGAACTTGGCGAGCCAAGCCGGGCCGAAGCTCGTCGAGATCGCCACGTCGGTGGCGTCGCGGCCCCGCGCCATCACGATCCGGCCGATGCGCGGCTTGTTGTGGCGGGCGTCGAACGTGTACCAGCGCCCACCGAGATAGACCTCGAACCAGGCCGAGAAATCCATCGGATCGGGCACCGCCGGTACGCCGATATCGCCGAGATAGCCGGTGCAGTAGCGCGCCGGGATGTTCATGCAGCGGCAGAACGTGACGGCGAGATGCGCGAAGTCGCGGCAGACGCCCTCGCGCTGGTTGAAGCCGTCGAGGGCCGAGCGGGTGGCGTCGGCGCGCTGGTAGTCGAAGCGGATGTGGTTGTGGACGTAGTCGACGATGGCCTGGACCCGGGCCCAGCCTTCCGGCGTGTTGCCGAAGAGCTGCCAGGCGGTGTTCGACAGCTTGTCGGTGTCGCAGTAGCGGCTGGCCAGCAGGAAGGGCAGCACCTCGTCGGGCAGGTCCTGCACCGGGTGCTGCACCGCGTCGGGCGCGTAATCGTCGACCTCTCCGCTGTCCTGAACCAGGAGATCGGCGGAGAAGGTGATGCGGCCGCCCGGGGCGGTGACGCGGGTGCAGAGGTTGCCGAAGGAATCGACGAACTGGTGTGCGGGGACCGGCGGGTCGATGGTCATGGCGTCGGGGCTGAGCAGGTCGCCGGCCCGGTCCGGATGCACGTTGAGCATCAGGACCATCGGGGTCGGGCCGGGCGTATCGAAGGCGATCGAGTAGCCGGTGCGGATCTTCATCGTGGGGTCCACGCAAGTCGAAAAACGTGGTGCTTAAAGCGTCAACGACCGCGCTTGTTCCGAGTTCTCGGCCCGTTAGACTCTCCGACTCCGCCCAAATGTTGTGCAAGCGCCACACCTCTGCGCTTGCGTCTGTTTCCCGACATCCGCGTCAGCCGCCCATGAAGGTGTCGACGAGAAGCTTCAGGTTCAGGACCACGATCACGGCGGCGATGGTCCAGGACAGGATCGACAGCCAGGCCGGGACGACGAAGACGCCCATCTTGCCCCGGTCGGACACGAAGCGCACCAGCGGGATCACCGCGAAGGGCAGCTGCATCGACAGGACGACCTGGCTCAGCACCAGGAGCCGGGCGGTGCCCGCGTCGCCGTAGAGGGCGGTGACGACCACCACCGGCACGATGGCGATGCTGCGGGTGACGAGGCGGCGCGCCCAGTCGGGCAGGCGCAGGCGCAGGAAGCCCTCCATCACGATCTGGCCGGCGAGCGTCGCGGTGACCGTGGAATTGAGGCCCGAGGCCAGGAGCGCGAGCGCGAACAGGGTCGAGGCGAGACCGACGCCGAGCAGCGGCGAGAGCAGGGCATGCGCCTCCTCGATCTCCTGCACCCCGGTATGGCCGGTGCCGTGGAAGACCTTGGCCGCCATGATGAGGATCGCCGCG from Methylobacterium aquaticum encodes:
- the queA gene encoding tRNA preQ1(34) S-adenosylmethionine ribosyltransferase-isomerase QueA; translation: MRVDLFDFDLPEASIALRPAVPRDGARLMLMHPGSTPEDRIVRDLPGLLRPGDVLVFNDTRVIPARLHGLRHRDGSTVRLEAMLHLREAPDRWCAFARPAKRLKVGDRVSFGGAGEGETCAMTRLDATIVARGEGGETTFAFDLSGPALDEAVAALGELPLPPYIAAKRPTDAQDAADYQTVYAREPGAVAAPTAGLHFTPELLAACDAAGLAQVRVTLHVGAGTFLPVKADDTDAHRMHAEIGEITPEAAEALNRARASGGRIVAVGTTALRLLESAAEPDGTIRPWTGATDIFITPGYRFRAVDGLMTNFHLPRSTLFMLVSAFAGLEPMRAAYAAAIARGYRFYSYGDSSLLFRAETR
- the tgt gene encoding tRNA guanosine(34) transglycosylase Tgt, with protein sequence MTDHFTFTVAATDGPARTGEIRMPRGVIRTPAFMPVGTAGTVKAMYPEQVKALGADVVLGNTYHLMLRPGAERVARLGGLHAMMQWPYPILTDSGGFQVMSLSGLRKLDETGVRFQSHLDGSTHLLSPERSIEIQGLLGSDIQMQLDECVRLPAPESAIESAMRLSLRWAERCRIAFGDQPGKAMFGIVQGGDIPRLRVESAKALVDLDLKGYAVGGLAVGEPQATMLAMIETVEPHLPTHKPRYLMGVGTPDDIVQAVSRGIDMFDCVMPTRAGRHGMVYTRHGRLNLRNARFAEDNTPLDPESTCPAANLYSKAYLHHLVRAGEILGMMLLTWNNLSYYQDLMAGLRKAIAEGRLHDFIGETREGWQKAERDRAA
- a CDS encoding transglutaminase-like domain-containing protein, which translates into the protein MKIRTGYSIAFDTPGPTPMVLMLNVHPDRAGDLLSPDAMTIDPPVPAHQFVDSFGNLCTRVTAPGGRITFSADLLVQDSGEVDDYAPDAVQHPVQDLPDEVLPFLLASRYCDTDKLSNTAWQLFGNTPEGWARVQAIVDYVHNHIRFDYQRADATRSALDGFNQREGVCRDFAHLAVTFCRCMNIPARYCTGYLGDIGVPAVPDPMDFSAWFEVYLGGRWYTFDARHNKPRIGRIVMARGRDATDVAISTSFGPAWLAKFEVHTDEVVDEVPQQVEWLQAAE
- a CDS encoding cation diffusion facilitator family transporter, whose product is MERAQAAALASAGVGLLVLALKFFAWWITGSLALYSDALESIINVVAAMTAFVALRVAAQPADQNHPYGHHKAEYFSAVIEGALIIVAAVVILRDAYDAILAPKTLDAPLVGVAVNGVATIINLVWGMMLVRRGRDWRSPALVADGKHVLADVFTSGGVLIGLGAATATGWAILDPIIAAVVAVNILWSGGTMVRDSVNGLMDEAAPAEMVGQIRRLISEHGEGALEAHDVRTRHAGQVTFIDFHLVVPGEMTVAESHAICDRLEAAIEGAVEGAVVTIHVEPAEEAKQRGLPVI